The proteins below come from a single Molothrus ater isolate BHLD 08-10-18 breed brown headed cowbird chromosome 3, BPBGC_Mater_1.1, whole genome shotgun sequence genomic window:
- the RPS12 gene encoding 40S ribosomal protein S12, with product MAEEGITAGGVMDVNTALQEVLKTALIHDGLARGIREAAKALDKRQAHLCVLASNCDEPTYVKLVEALCAEHQINLIKVDDNKKLGEWVGLCKIDREGKPRKVVGCSCVVVKDYGKESQAKDVIEEYFKCKK from the exons ATGGCCGAGGAAGG CATTACTGCTGGAGGTGTAATGGATGTTAACACAGCTCTGCAAGAAGTGCTGAAGACCGCACTTATCCACGATGGCCTTGCTCGCGGTATCCGTGAAGCAGCCAAAGCCTTGGACAA ACGCCAAGCCCATCTCTGTGTTCTGGCTTCAAACTGTGATGAACCCACGTATGTAAAATTAGTTGAAGCGCTCTGTGCAGAACATCAGATCAACTTAATAAAG GTTGATGACAACAAGAAGCTGGGCGAATGGGTGGGTCTCTGCAAGATcgacagagaaggaaaacctcGCAAAGTggtgggctgcagctgtgtggtTGTCAAA GACTATGGCAAGGAATCTCAGGCCAAAGATGTCATCGAAGAGTACTTCAAGTGCAAGAAATGA